One Bernardetia sp. genomic window, TTATCACTAAAATAAAATTCACACCACAAACTAAAATTATGCTCTACGAAAACAAACGCAAAACTTTTTTGATAGAAGAAGTTACCCTAACTAGCAAAGACCCTAATAATGATAAGGCACAGAAAGCTCTAAAACTCTACCTTATTGGTCGTCTAACTGTTGAAGAACACCGAGAAGGATTTGAAACCTATTTTGATATGTTCAGAGATGGAGACTATACACACGCTATTTTTGATTACTTAAAATTAGAATATGACCCACCACAATCAAGAGCTTGGTTCGTAACTAGCTATGTACCTCGTTATGGTAAAGAATTGAAAGAAAGAGAATGTTATTTGGCTTTAATAGAATCTAGTAATCTGTTTCAGAAAATGGCTGTTTCACTCATTGCTAGTAGCGTAAAAAAAGTGTATTCCAATCTTCATATTTCTTTTTTTAAAGATATAGAAACGGCTGAAAAATGGCTTATTAGTCAGTAGAAAAAATGTAAATTTGTGTACTTATGTAGCTCACTCTTCAGAGTGAGATTTTTTATTTTTGCATATTATCAAAATCTTGAAAAAGCACGAAAGTGTATAATTTCTAACTATTAAGCGTATGAATCTTTCTGCCACAGAAGAAAAAATAAATCAGTTAGCCGAAAAAATCCATCATTACAACACTCAATATTATCAACATTCAATTTCAGAAGTTTCAGATTTTGAGTTTGATAAACTCTTAGAAGAACTTATAAAATTAGAAGAAGAATATCCACAGTTTAAGCGTCCAGATTCGCCTACGCTACGTGTGGGGGGAGATATTTCAGAAGGTTTTGAGACGGTAACTCATCGTTATCCAATGCTTTCGCTTTCCAATACGTATAATGAAGAAGAACTATTAGAATTTGATGAGCGAATCAGAAAAACGGTAGATAACCCTGTCTATGTTTGTGAGCTTAAATTTGATGGTGTGGCTATTTCTCTGCGCTACGAAAATGGCATTTTTACACAGGGAATCACTCGTGGTGATGGAACGCAGGGAGATGATGTAACGGCTAACGTCAGAACGATTCGTGATATTCCTCTCAAATTAAAAGGAAAAAATATTCCCAATGACTTTGAAATGCGTGGAGAAGTTTATCTAAGTAAAACACAATTTGAAATATTAAATCAAGAGATTGTAACAAAAGCTAAAGAAAAAGGAGTAGAAGAAGAAAAACTTCCAGATTTACTTCTCAAAAACCCAAGAAATGCAGCCTCTGGAGCTATTAAAATGAAGGATTCGGCAGAGATGGCAAAACGAAAACTCTCCTGCTTCATCTATGATGCCTACGGAACGCCTTTTGATTCTCACACGTCTATTTTAGAGAACCTAGAGAAGTGGGGATTTGTGGTTTCAGATTTTTATAGAAAAGCTAATGGAATTAGTGAGGTTTTAGAATTTATAAAAGAGTGGGAACAAAAAAGGTTAGAACTTCCTTACGAAACCGATGGCGTAGTTATCAAAATCAATGATTTAGACAAAAGAGAAGAACTTGGTTTTACGTCTAAAAGTCCTCGTTGGGCAATCGCCTACAAATACAAGGCAGAGGAGGCACAGTCAAAGTTAGAGAGTGTTGTTTATCAAGTCGGACGTACAGGAGCAGTTACGCCAGTGGCTAATCTTTCCCCAGTCCAGCTCTCTGGAACAACTGTCAGGCGTGCTACGCTACACAACGAAGGCGAAATAAAAAGGCTAGATTTACACGAGGGAGATACAGTTTTTGTAGAAAAGAGTGGAGAGATTATTCCGAAAGTAACACGAGTGGTTTTAGAGTTGAGAGAAGAAAATGCAAAGCCTATTGTTTTTCCAAGTGCTTGTCCAGAGTGTCAGACGGAATTGAGCAGAGAAGAAGGAGAAGCAGCCTATTACTGTCCGAATGAAAACGGCTGTCCACCACAAATTTTAGCTAAAATTCAACATTTCATTCATCGAAAAGCAATGGACATTGATGGAATTGGTGGAAAGACTGTTGAGTTATTCTTAAAAGAAAATATAATCAAAGATGTAACTGATTTATATAATTTAGACAGAGAAAAAATATTAAATTTAGAAGGTTTTAAAGAAAAATCAGTAGATAATATTTTCAAAGGTGTTGAGAAGTCAAAGAATCAACCATTTAAAAGTGTTTTGTTTGCGTTAGGGATTAGGCACGTAGGCGCAAGTATTGCCGAGATTTTGGCAGAAGAGTTCTATTCTATTGATAATCTTATGAAAGCCAAAGAAGAAGATATTGCAAATGTCTTTGGAATTGGGCAGCGAATAGCAGAGAGTATAAAATTATACTTTAGTCAAGAGAAAAATGTAGAAATTATTGAAAAACTCAAAGCTGCTGGACTTAAATTTGAACAAGCAGAAAAGAAAAAAGTAGTTGTAGATGGGCTTTTTAGTGGAAAGAGTTTTGTTGTTTCGGGTACTTTCCAAAACTTTGAGCGAGAAGAACTAAAAGAAAAAATTAAAGAATTGGGTGGAAAAATATCTAGTTCAGTTTCTAAAAAGTTAGATTATCTATTGGCTGGTGATAAAGCTGGAAGTTCGAAGCTAGAAAAAGCTGAAAAAGCTGGCGTAACAGTGCTTAGTGAAGAAGGGTTTTTGAAAATGCTTGAATAAAACCCTCTAAAAACAGATATAAATTTTGTTTATCATAAAGCAAACTTCGCTGTTGAGGTTTGCTTTTTTTGTACTCTATCCTACTATTTTTTTATTTGAAATTTAAGTTGCAGAGCAACAAAATGTTGGTAGAAAAATAAATAGCCAAAATCATGATTAAGTTGCATCGCAACGATATATTGATGTTTTAATTCGAATTCTATACATTATAATTTCGTTGCTCTGCAACTCCTAAATAAAAATATTCTTCATTTCTACCAATAGGACGTTGCGATGCGACTAAAAAAACACCTTTTTAAAATAGTAGGGTAGAGTACTTTTTTTGTAAAAAAACAGAGTCAGCTTTTTGCTAAATAAACTACTTTTCTTCAAATTCGTTAGTATTTTCTTATCTAATCACTAATCCTTTAAAAAAAATCTTAATGTCTATTTTTTCTAATCGTCCAGTCAGTCCTCTACTATCTGTTTTCAGTATTTTATTTCTTGTATTTACTCATATTTCTTGTATTCCTCCAGATGTAAAAGGAACAGCAGATACACAGTTTTTTGATTTGAAAGGTTTTTTAGAGTATCATATTGAAAAACTTGAAAAACAAAAAGTTAGTGTTGCAAAAAAAACAATATTACAAGGCATCAAGACAGAGCAAACACTTAAAAAAATAAATTGGAAAGATGAATTTGCATATTTTTATGCTTCTGATATAAACACACCACAACTTCGTGATAGATACCAAATCAATAAAACACCAACACAATGGTCTTTCAAAACAGAATCAGAAAACTTAATTGTAAGACAGATGGAGATTTATTTTGAGAGCCAAAACGATGATTCTTTTCAAAATGTAAAAGAAATTATGATTGTGCAGAAGGATAAAAATGTTTTATATGAAAATAATAGAGCATTGAGATTCAAAGTTAAAAATGGATTGTTAGAAGCATATACTATCATAGGTTCAGAAAATGTAATTTTAAATGATGCACAGGTATTTCAAGTAGAAGGAATCGTAATACCATAATATAAAGATTCATTTTTCCTACCAACCCATTAAAAAAATCGCTAAATATTCAATTTTTATAGACAAAAGCTATTTTTTTTGGTTATTTGTTTTTACCTTTTCATATAAATCCGTAAATTTTGAGTTAAATAGTTTATCAATCGTTGTACATAGAAGCACATTGAATCTATCCTAACACAAAAAACAGTCATTTTTTAAACTTCTTTTTTAAATCAAATTATAGGCAGCATGCTTGAAAAATATATCAAACAATTATTAAATGAAAACGATGAAGTCGTTGTTCCCAAACTCGGTACGTTCGTAGCAGGTTATGCAGGGTCTGAAATTTCTGGTGTTCGTGTAGCTCCACCTAGCAAAAAAATTCACTTTTATGAAAAGCTAAAGAGTGATAAGAACGAGCTTCTTCGTAAGCGTGTAACTGAGGCTGAAGGAATAAGCATCGCCGATTTTCAAGAAGAGTTAGAAAAAATGACAACAAAAGTAGAGGACGAACTCCGAAACTCGGGTAGTTCTCATATCAGTCATTTGGGAGTAATACGAAAAAAACCAGATGGTTCTTTAGAGTTTGAACAAGACGAAGATACTATTTTAGATGATGCTTTTGGTTTGCCTTCTCTTGAGCGAAAACCACTAGATAAAAGAGAGAGCAAGCAAGAAGAAAAGAAGGATGAACCTGTTTTTGATAGAGACCTTCAAAAAGAAAAAACTAGCGAAGAGACAGAAAAAGACGCAGCACTTTATGCTACTTTGGGAGACCGACTTGTAAAAGACCCAGTAGAAGAGAAAAAGAAACAAGAAGATATTTTGAAGGCAGCTTCGCAGGTTGAAAACCCTCCTGCAAAAAAGGAAGAAGTGCCTCCTGTTATTGAGGTAGAAGAAGAGGAGGAAGAGGAAGAACGCTCTCCTATCGTACTTTGGTTGGTGGCGATTCCAATTCTTTTTGCTTTTGTCTTTCTACTCTATATCGTTACAAATCCTGATGCTAAGGCGAGTTTGAAAGCTCTCTTAGGACAAAAACCAGTAACTACTGTGGTTACCGATGATACAAATACTGACCCTGTAACAGAAGTTGATGATAATACAGATGCAACAGCAGACAATACAGATTCAGATATTGGAACTAATAGTACAGACGAAAATACAGAGACTACAAACAACCAGACAAACGACAACACAAGTACCAATACTACAAATGACGGTACAGACCCATCTACACAATACACAGGAAATTCAGAAACTCAGCCAGAGGATATAATTAATGATCCTAAAAATCGTTTTTATATTGTGATTGGTAGTTTTGCTCAAATAGAAAATGCTCGTCAGCTTCGTGCAGACTTACAAAGCAGTGGTGTAGATAATGCCAAAATTGTAATGTATCCGAAACGTGGAATGTACAGAGTTACGGTAGGCGACCAAGCGACAGAGCGAGAAGCCTACAATCAGAGAAATTCATTAGGAAACACCTATCCAGATATGTGGGTTCTAAACTATTAAATTAAGCTATCTTCCTATCTAAATCAATTTCAAATTGTGAATATTCCCTTTATTTTACTTCAAAATACTACTGATATTACCTCCCCTGACAGTGTAAATTACTTCGAAGTATTTATGACTGGTGGAATAGTAAGCTATGTTCTTGTAGGACTTTCTATCGTACTATTCTATTTCTTTTTAGAAAGACTATGGGTTTTTTTCAAACTGACTAGAGAAAATCCGAAAGATTTACTAGACCGTATAAAGCAACTTCTTATCAGTAGGGGAATGGAGAGCGCACAAGATGCCTTAAGAAAATCATCATCGTCTTATTCTGTTATCATAAGAGAAAGTCTGGATATTATGACTTACATAAATTCTGACCAACTCAAAGAGCGTATCGATGAAGTAGCACAAAGAGAGCTTACCAAATTAGAAAGACATATAGGTTATATTTCCCTAATTGCAGGAGCTGCGCCCATGTTGGGATTTTTAGGAACTGTTACAGGAATGATTACGGCTTTTTCAGAGCTTGCCAATCAAGAGGGAGCAACGAGTGCAAAAGTGTTGGCTTCAGGAATTTATCAAGCTATGGGAACGACTATGGGAGGGCTTATAGTAGGGCTTTTTGCTTATATTATGTACAACTATCTTATTACCAAAATTCATAAAATTACAGGCAGAATGAACGTATTGATTCACGACTTTATGCTCATGATGCAACAGAGAAGCTAATTTCTTTTTGATTAAGTATTTATAGTAAGAAAAGTAATCTTTAGAAAAGAATTGTATGCCAAAGTCTCAACTCAAATTTGACCCTTCTTTTAATATGTCCTCTATGACGGACATTGTATTTTTGTTGCTTATATTTTTTATGCTGACTTCTAATTTTGTTACGCCTTCAGCAGTAGATGTTAATTTACCGTCTAGTCAGCTTGGTGGAGCAACTATGCCAAAATTGAATATTACAATAAAAGATGATAAGTTCTATTATGGAAGCAAAGAGGTAACATTGCAGCAGTTAGAAGACGATTTGAGAGCCTCTCGTGAGCAAAGTACAGATAAAGAAATCGTATTACACGTTGATAAAATAACTCCTATCCAACAGATTATTCAAGTAATGGATGTTGGAGGAAAAATAGGTCTAAAAGTACAACTGGCTGTCAAAAAAGATTAGCAGAAAATAACGTTTATCATAATTAATTTTGCAAACTCTACTTTTTATCAATTCAACAGAGTTCTCACTCTGTTAAACAAGTAAAGAATGGCTATTTCTCCTAATTATATCAATGAAAGTAAATATTTGTTG contains:
- a CDS encoding MotA/TolQ/ExbB proton channel family protein, which translates into the protein MNIPFILLQNTTDITSPDSVNYFEVFMTGGIVSYVLVGLSIVLFYFFLERLWVFFKLTRENPKDLLDRIKQLLISRGMESAQDALRKSSSSYSVIIRESLDIMTYINSDQLKERIDEVAQRELTKLERHIGYISLIAGAAPMLGFLGTVTGMITAFSELANQEGATSAKVLASGIYQAMGTTMGGLIVGLFAYIMYNYLITKIHKITGRMNVLIHDFMLMMQQRS
- the ligA gene encoding NAD-dependent DNA ligase LigA, with the protein product MNLSATEEKINQLAEKIHHYNTQYYQHSISEVSDFEFDKLLEELIKLEEEYPQFKRPDSPTLRVGGDISEGFETVTHRYPMLSLSNTYNEEELLEFDERIRKTVDNPVYVCELKFDGVAISLRYENGIFTQGITRGDGTQGDDVTANVRTIRDIPLKLKGKNIPNDFEMRGEVYLSKTQFEILNQEIVTKAKEKGVEEEKLPDLLLKNPRNAASGAIKMKDSAEMAKRKLSCFIYDAYGTPFDSHTSILENLEKWGFVVSDFYRKANGISEVLEFIKEWEQKRLELPYETDGVVIKINDLDKREELGFTSKSPRWAIAYKYKAEEAQSKLESVVYQVGRTGAVTPVANLSPVQLSGTTVRRATLHNEGEIKRLDLHEGDTVFVEKSGEIIPKVTRVVLELREENAKPIVFPSACPECQTELSREEGEAAYYCPNENGCPPQILAKIQHFIHRKAMDIDGIGGKTVELFLKENIIKDVTDLYNLDREKILNLEGFKEKSVDNIFKGVEKSKNQPFKSVLFALGIRHVGASIAEILAEEFYSIDNLMKAKEEDIANVFGIGQRIAESIKLYFSQEKNVEIIEKLKAAGLKFEQAEKKKVVVDGLFSGKSFVVSGTFQNFEREELKEKIKELGGKISSSVSKKLDYLLAGDKAGSSKLEKAEKAGVTVLSEEGFLKMLE
- a CDS encoding ExbD/TolR family protein; translation: MPKSQLKFDPSFNMSSMTDIVFLLLIFFMLTSNFVTPSAVDVNLPSSQLGGATMPKLNITIKDDKFYYGSKEVTLQQLEDDLRASREQSTDKEIVLHVDKITPIQQIIQVMDVGGKIGLKVQLAVKKD
- a CDS encoding SPOR domain-containing protein, translating into MLEKYIKQLLNENDEVVVPKLGTFVAGYAGSEISGVRVAPPSKKIHFYEKLKSDKNELLRKRVTEAEGISIADFQEELEKMTTKVEDELRNSGSSHISHLGVIRKKPDGSLEFEQDEDTILDDAFGLPSLERKPLDKRESKQEEKKDEPVFDRDLQKEKTSEETEKDAALYATLGDRLVKDPVEEKKKQEDILKAASQVENPPAKKEEVPPVIEVEEEEEEEERSPIVLWLVAIPILFAFVFLLYIVTNPDAKASLKALLGQKPVTTVVTDDTNTDPVTEVDDNTDATADNTDSDIGTNSTDENTETTNNQTNDNTSTNTTNDGTDPSTQYTGNSETQPEDIINDPKNRFYIVIGSFAQIENARQLRADLQSSGVDNAKIVMYPKRGMYRVTVGDQATEREAYNQRNSLGNTYPDMWVLNY